The following DNA comes from Hyalangium minutum.
TCCGTAGACCTGCTGCAGCGTGCAGCCCAGCGTGGGCTTCACGCGCCGGGCCACCTCGGTGCTGAGCCGAGCCCCGCCCACCTGCAGCACGCGCAGGCTCGACAAGTCATGGCGCTTGGCCTTGGCGGCCTCCAGCCAGACCATCGCCAGCGGAGGCACCAGCGCGGTGATCGTGACGCGCTCCCGCTCGATCAGCGGGAAAGCCTCTTCGGGGCTGGGGTGCGGCGCCAGCACGACCGTGCCCCCCGCGTACAGCGTGCCCAGGGAGCCCGGCGAGCTCATCGGGAAGTTGTGCGCGGCGGGCAGCGCGCAGAGGTACACGCTCGACTCATCGAGCTGGCAGATCTCGGCGCTCGCGCGAACGCTATAGATGTAGTCATCGTGGGTGCGCGGAATGAGCTTGGGCGCCCCCGTGCTCCCGCCCGACAACTGGAAGAACGCCACGTCGCTGGGCTGCGGCTCCGGGGGCGCGACCGGCGAGGCCTCATACAGCTCGCGAAGCGAGAGGAACGGGCCCGGATCTCCTGCGACGATCACCTTTCGCAGGGTTGGCACCTTCCCTAGCATCTGGCCGGCCAGCGTGCGGTAGTCGAAGCCCGCGTGCTTGTCCGGGATGATGTAGGCGGCCGCCTCGGTGAACTCGCAGAAGTAGCCAATCTCGGCGCTGCGATGCGCGGGCAGGGCGAACACCGGCAGCGCCCCCAGCCGGAACAGCGCGAAGCACACCTCGTAGAAGGCAGCAACGTTCGGCAGCTGCACCACCACGCGCTCCCGAGGCCGGATGCCCAGCGCCCAGAAGCCAGCGGCCAGCCGCTCGGCTCGAGCGTCCAGCTCGCGGTAGCTCCACCGCTCCTTGCCAGCCACGAGCGCCGTGCGCTCACCGTGGCGCAGCGCCCGCTCGCGCAGCATCTGCCCGAAGGTCTCCCCTCTCCAGTAGCCCGCCTGCCGGTAGCGTGCGGCGAACGCCTCGGGCCAGGAGGGACAGCCTGGGAGCGGAGCTTCTCCTTTCAGAGGGAGGGCGGCGCTCACGGCTGCGCCTCCACACCCTGCCCCAGCCCCATCGCCTGGAGCATGGTACGGAACTTGGCCTCGGTCTCCGCCAGCTCGGACTCGGGCTTCGAGCCGGCCACGATCCCCGCTCCCGCGAACAGCCGCAGCGAGTTCTCATCGGCCTCCGCGCACCGGATGGTCACGGCCCACTGCCCGTCCCCGTTCGCGTCGCACCAGCCCACGGTGCCCGTGTAGAAGCCCCGCTCGAAGGGCTCGATCGCGTCAATGGTCTCCTGGGCCAGCTCGGTCGGGTGACCACACACCGCAGGCGTGGGATGCAGCGCCACGGCCAGGGTGAGCGAGGAGATCGACGGGTCCGCCAGCTCGCCGGTGATCCGGCTCGACAGGTGCCACATCGTCGCCGTGCTGACGAGCGACGGCCCCGCCGGCACCACCAGGTTCTTGCAGTACGGCCGCATGGCCTCCACGACCGCCTCGATCACGACGGCGTGCTCGTGAAGATCCTTGGGCGACTTCAACAGGGCGGCGGCCCGGGCCTGATCCTCGCTCGGGTCCGCGCTGCGCGCCGCCGAACCCGCCAGCGGATTGGCAAGCGCCTGCAGCCCGTTCCGCGAGACCAGCAGCTCGGGGCTGGCGCCGATCAGCGTGCGGCCCCCTGTCCCACCCGCCTCGGCAAGCTGCGGAGGCAGGTCCACCGCGAAGGTGTAGCCGGTGGGGTTGCGCTGAGCCAGGTTGCGCAGCAGCTGTCGCAAGTCGATCGGAGCAGCGGCGCGAAGGTGCAGCGACCGGGACAGAACCACCTTGCGCAGCGGCCCGTGCTCCATCAACTTCAAGGCCCGCGCCACGCCATTCAGGTAAGCCGCTGGCTCGGGAACAGGCCGCACCGTGTACCGAGACACCGGCGCGAGGTGCGGGACAGCCCCCGGCTCGAACACCAGCGGTCCGGCCCGCTGAATGGTCTGCGGCACCACCAGCTGGGCGGAGATCCTTCCGTCGAAAGGCACGGCTCCGACCGCCACCGGAATGTCATGGTCGGCCTGACGCGCCTCGTGGAGCACCGCCGCCACGCGCTCGGGCAGCCGCGACAGCGAGTCCGTGCCGCCCGGGTGGGGCACGGTGGCAAACGTCCCCCGCGCCAGCAGTGTGCGCCGGGGCGACGCAAAGAAGAAGGACGAACCCGGCTCGTAGCTCTCGAGCAACTGCGCAGCCAGCTTCTGGGATCCCATCGCACGTTCGATCATCGGCAGCACCTCATGACTCTGATTTTGATAACCATTCTCAACTAAACGCCGAGCGTCGCCCCGCCATCGACATAGAGGTCGTGCAGGGTGATGTGGCGCGCGCGCTCGGAGACGAGGAAGGACACGGCCTCGGCGACATCCTCGGGCGTGGCGATGCGGCGCAGCGGGATGCCCACCTTGAAGGTCTCGGGGGAGCCCGCGATCACCGCCTGGGCTCCGTTCTCGTCGGCCCACAAGGCGCGCTGCATGGCCGTGTCGGTCGAGCCGGGAGACACCACGTTGCAGCGGATGTTGTACTGGGCCAGCTCGAGCCCCAGGCACTTGGTGAACATGGTGGAGGCGGCCTTGGACGCGGCGTAGGCGGCCATCTGCATCCGCGGCGTTCCGGCGGCGTTCGAACCCACGGTGACGATCACCCCGCTCCGGCGCGGCACCATGCGCCGGGCCACCGCGCGCGACATGTGGAAGACCCCGTGGGTGTTCACCGCGAAGGTGGCGGCCCAGTCTTCGTCGCTGAACGACACGACCGGTCCGGTCCGCAGCACTCCGGCCACGTTGACCAGGATGCCGATGGGTCCCAGCTCTCGCTCGACCGTCTCCACCACTCGCTCGACTGCGGCGCTGTCACCCACATTGGCCGCGAAGGCCGCGGCACGAGCCCCCCGCTCGCGCAGCTCGGCAGCCAGCGCCGCCACCTTCCCCTCTTGGAGATCGACCGCCGCGATCATCGAGTCGGCGGCCAGCACCCGTGCCACCGCCGCACCAATTCCCTGCGCGGCCCCGGTCACCAGGGCCACCTTCTGGCTGCTTGCCATTGCCGTGCTCTCCGCTCAGGCCGCGCTGCCGCTCTTGTTGAGCGCGTGCAGCACTTCCTCGGCCATGTCGATCGTGTGATCGATCTGCTCTTGGGTGTGGGCCGCGCAGATGAAGTTGACGTCGCGGCGCAGGAGCACCCCGCGGCGAGCCATCCCCGCCTGGAACGGCTGCATCAGCTTGGCGTGCTCCGGGGGAGTCTTGGCGTAGTTGAAGAAGGGAATGGCGTCATAGCCACGCACGCGCAGCGGAGACCCCAGCTTCTCGGCCCGCTGATTGATGCCTTCACGCAGCCTCGCGCCCAGCGCGGCGATGCGCGAGATGTAGCCGCTCTGGCGGTACTCGGCGATCACGGCCTGGCACACCTCCAGCGACAGCATCTCTCCACCGAACGTGGTCGACACCTGCAGCTCATCGAGCCGGCGCAGGTGCTTCGCCGGACCGGCGATCGCCGACAGCGGCATCCCCGCGGCCAGGGCCTTGGACAAGCAGACGAAGTCAGCCTGCACCCCGAAGAATTCCTGGGCTCCCCCCAGGCCCAGGCGGAAGCCGGTGACCACCTCGTCCAGCACCAGGAGCACCTCGTGGGCGGTGCAGGTGGCGCGGACCTTCTGCATGAACTCACGGCTCAACACGCGGTTGTAGGGCACCGAGAGCAGCACCAGCGCGAGCTGCTTGGCGTTCTGCTCGATGGCGGCCAGCAGCGCGGCCTCGTCCGGCTCGGTGAAGAGCGGCAGGCGCATCGTGTGCTGGGCGAGCGCTGCGGGAACTCCCGGGGTGTCGAACATGAAGTGATCGTGCCAGCCGTTGTAGCCCACAGTGATGATGCGCTCCTTGCCCGTGAGGTGGCGCCCCAGCCGCACCGCGGCCGAGGTGGCATCCGCGCCCGTCTTGAAGAAGCGGGCCATCTCCGCGCCGGGGATGACGTCCACGAGCGCGCGCACGGCGCTGACCTCGATCGGCGTGGGCAAGGAGTGAAGGACCCCCTCGTCCAGGTGGGCACGGATGGTCTCGACGACCGCGGGATGCTTATGGCCGAGCATGTTGGCGCCGAGCCCGGAGATGAAGTCGATGTACTCCTGGCCATCGGCATCCTCCACCAGCGCGCCCTGCCCCTTGACGACGAAGACCGGGAAGGCGCCGGGAGCAAACTGCTCCGGCCGCTTCATCATCGACTGGGTGACACCGGGAACCAGCCGCTTCGCTTCCTCCAGCAGCTGGTTGGAGCGCTCGAGCCGAATCTCGCCCTGGATGGGAATGGGGAGCGACGGGTGCTTTCGTGTAGGCGTATCCATGGCAATTCCTTCTTCGTGAGAGAGGGAGGACAACGAACCGCTAGGGAACTGGAGCTTGGGCGGTACTCAGCGGGACGGCGTTCCGGCCGAACGCCCACAGTGTGCAGAGCGCGAGGAAGGCCACCGCGACCGCGGCCCACCCCACCTGCCCGAAACCGATCAGCGCGCCACCCGAGGCCGTCTCGAGCCATCGGCCGCTCACCCAGGCCGCGAGCCCCGAGGCGCCATCGCTCGCCGCCATGTTGATCGCCAGGTAGCGGCCTCGCAGCGAGGGTGGCACCCGCGCCGTCAGCAGCGCCAGGGTGGGAATCTGCCGGCCCGAGGTCAGGGTCATGAACAGGACGAAGAGGAGGATCACCACCGGCAGTGGAGATCGCGCCAGGTGCGAGAACACGAGGTACGGCACCACGGTGCCCACGAGCAGCGAGGCCAACACCTGGCTGGGGCCTCGGCGATCCACCCACTGGCCGATCATCCGCGAGCTCAGCAGCGTGGCCGCGCCGCCGCACAGGTAGACCCAGGGCAGCTCCGCCAGGCTCACGCCCAGGTTCCCCACCATGAAGGGGCTCAGATAGGGGATCAGCAAGAAGCCGGAGAACACCACCGCGAAGGTCAGGAGCCACCCAAGCGCCAGGCCCTGGGAGCCCACCGCCCAAGGCGAAGCGAAGCGGCTGTCTCCCCGCGGCGCCTTCAGGTGGGCATCCACCGTGGGCAGCGCCTTCAGCAGGCAGAGCCACACCCCACCCGCGAGCCCCCCCACCGCCCAGAATGGCGCGCGCCATCCCAGGAGGTGGGCGAGCCCCAGGCCCAGCGGAACTCCCGCCACCGCGGACAGGGCATACGCCGTCATCACCGTGCCGATGGCGCGGCCCCGGCGCTCCCCGGGCACCAGATCGCCAATGATGGCCATGGAGACGGCACCCATCAGCCCCGCGCAGGCCCCCGCCAACGCTCGGGCCAGCAGCAGCGCGGCATGGGAGCCCGACACTCCGCATGCCAGCGTGGCGGCGATGAACCCCGCATAGAGCAGCAACAGCGCGCGCTTCCGCTCGAAGCGATCCAGCCAGAATCCCCCCACCAGTCCCATCGCCGCCGAGGCCAGCGTGTACGCGGAGACCAGGGCCCCGAACTGCGAGGCCGTGAGCGCGAACCGCTGCATCAGCGCCGGCCCCAGGGGCATGACCATCATGAAGTCCAGCACGTGGCTGAACTGCACGGCGGCCAGCAGCAAGAGCCACTGCCGCTCCTGCTTTGGGGTGGAGGAGGCCGTCATACGCCCTGCTCGGGGGATGCAACCGGGGCGCACCACGCTCGGAGGACGCGCTGGTTGTTGAGAATGGTTCTCATTATCGTTATCGGATCTCCCATGTCGCGCGAGCGCTGTCAAGCGCTCTGTTCACTGCTGGTACGCGAGGGAAAGCCGTGGAGGTGCCTCAGCACAGCGCTGGTGCGAGGCAAGACAGGCCCATGAGGCAAGGCGGAAGCGTGCCGTCGGCGGCGGTGGTGCCGCGCGGCAAGGCAGGGCTACGGAAGGCGCTGCTTCAACTCAGCGCCGCACGGGCGCGGGAGTCGCGGGGCTGCCCGGAGGCGGCGTGCTGGCAGAGGTGCTCAGCCTCGCGGCGCCGAGCACCACCGAAGGCCCCGGCTCATCGAGGTACACCGGGACATTGACGAAGAACGCCTCGCAGCGCTGGCGGAACAGTGGCATCCGGCTCTGCTCACCCACGAGCAGCACCTCATCCAGATCGCCGGGGAACAGCGTCTTCTGCTCCAGCACCTGCTCGCACATCTTCATCGCAGAGTCGATCAGGGGCTTGGCCAGATCCTCCAGCTCGCGCCGGGTGAGGACGGCATCGAAGTCCCCGAGCTGCCCGTTGCCGCTGGTGACGGCGAACGGCACGCGCACGCGGGCCTCCGGCTGCTCGGTGAGCTGGATCTTCGCGAACTCGGCGGCGCCGGCCACGCGGTAGAGGGCCGCGGGGTTGCTCGCGTCCGCGGCCACCCGGACTCCCGTGGGCAGCTTGCGCAGCAGCAGCTCCAGCACGCGCTTGTCGAGCTCGAAGCCGCACAGGCCCACGTTGCCTTCGGCGCCGAGCACCTGGCACTGCCGCGCCGCATAGCGCACCAGCGTGGTCTGGAAGCTTCCCCCACCCCACGAGCACACCATGGCGGTGCGCTCCGGCTTGCCCCGCCGCCGCTGGAAAGCCCCCAGCGCCACGGACGTGGGCTCGGCGATGGTGCGCTCCACGTGCATCCCGGCCAGCGCGGCCGCCGCGGCCATCGTCTGCGGCAGCGGGTCATCCTTGCGCACGGCAGGAATGGTGAGCACGGCCCGGTGGACGGGCTGGCGCAGGAAGTTCTGCGCCCGCTCGCGCGCCTCGAGGAGCACCAACGCCGCCAGCTCCCGGGCTCGGAAGGTCCGATCCCCGAGCACCACCGCGGGCAGCCCATCGTCGCCTCGGACGACCTTGCAGCGGAGCTGGTCGTACAGCCACTTCACCTTGCGGTCGCCGT
Coding sequences within:
- the mxcK gene encoding myxochelin export MFS transporter MxcK; the encoded protein is MTASSTPKQERQWLLLLAAVQFSHVLDFMMVMPLGPALMQRFALTASQFGALVSAYTLASAAMGLVGGFWLDRFERKRALLLLYAGFIAATLACGVSGSHAALLLARALAGACAGLMGAVSMAIIGDLVPGERRGRAIGTVMTAYALSAVAGVPLGLGLAHLLGWRAPFWAVGGLAGGVWLCLLKALPTVDAHLKAPRGDSRFASPWAVGSQGLALGWLLTFAVVFSGFLLIPYLSPFMVGNLGVSLAELPWVYLCGGAATLLSSRMIGQWVDRRGPSQVLASLLVGTVVPYLVFSHLARSPLPVVILLFVLFMTLTSGRQIPTLALLTARVPPSLRGRYLAINMAASDGASGLAAWVSGRWLETASGGALIGFGQVGWAAVAVAFLALCTLWAFGRNAVPLSTAQAPVP
- a CDS encoding Hsp70 family protein, with amino-acid sequence MTQAPIHVTDCPLDRVRPPEASTRSAGPVIAIDLGTTNCRVAAIHNGNPVCIPAERMEGAPAMVALGPGGRILTGHAARGQQAANPALAVWGIKGLLAAPYGDRKVKWLYDQLRCKVVRGDDGLPAVVLGDRTFRARELAALVLLEARERAQNFLRQPVHRAVLTIPAVRKDDPLPQTMAAAAALAGMHVERTIAEPTSVALGAFQRRRGKPERTAMVCSWGGGSFQTTLVRYAARQCQVLGAEGNVGLCGFELDKRVLELLLRKLPTGVRVAADASNPAALYRVAGAAEFAKIQLTEQPEARVRVPFAVTSGNGQLGDFDAVLTRRELEDLAKPLIDSAMKMCEQVLEQKTLFPGDLDEVLLVGEQSRMPLFRQRCEAFFVNVPVYLDEPGPSVVLGAARLSTSASTPPPGSPATPAPVRR
- the mxcL gene encoding myxochelin B biosynthesis transaminase MxcL; this translates as MDTPTRKHPSLPIPIQGEIRLERSNQLLEEAKRLVPGVTQSMMKRPEQFAPGAFPVFVVKGQGALVEDADGQEYIDFISGLGANMLGHKHPAVVETIRAHLDEGVLHSLPTPIEVSAVRALVDVIPGAEMARFFKTGADATSAAVRLGRHLTGKERIITVGYNGWHDHFMFDTPGVPAALAQHTMRLPLFTEPDEAALLAAIEQNAKQLALVLLSVPYNRVLSREFMQKVRATCTAHEVLLVLDEVVTGFRLGLGGAQEFFGVQADFVCLSKALAAGMPLSAIAGPAKHLRRLDELQVSTTFGGEMLSLEVCQAVIAEYRQSGYISRIAALGARLREGINQRAEKLGSPLRVRGYDAIPFFNYAKTPPEHAKLMQPFQAGMARRGVLLRRDVNFICAAHTQEQIDHTIDMAEEVLHALNKSGSAA
- a CDS encoding (2,3-dihydroxybenzoyl)adenylate synthase, with the translated sequence MSAALPLKGEAPLPGCPSWPEAFAARYRQAGYWRGETFGQMLRERALRHGERTALVAGKERWSYRELDARAERLAAGFWALGIRPRERVVVQLPNVAAFYEVCFALFRLGALPVFALPAHRSAEIGYFCEFTEAAAYIIPDKHAGFDYRTLAGQMLGKVPTLRKVIVAGDPGPFLSLRELYEASPVAPPEPQPSDVAFFQLSGGSTGAPKLIPRTHDDYIYSVRASAEICQLDESSVYLCALPAAHNFPMSSPGSLGTLYAGGTVVLAPHPSPEEAFPLIERERVTITALVPPLAMVWLEAAKAKRHDLSSLRVLQVGGARLSTEVARRVKPTLGCTLQQVYGMAEGLVNYTRLDDSEELIVTTQGRPISRDDEIRVVDEDGHEVAPGEVGQLLTRGPYTIRGYYNAEAHNARVFTDDGFYCTGDLVRVTPEGYLVVEGRAKDQINRGGEKVAAEEVENHLLAHPTVQDAAVVALPDAFLGERTCAFVISRGAPPAANVLTAFLRERGLAAYKIPDRVEFVPAFPQTAVGKVSKKALREALVSSTRNTASPSLR
- a CDS encoding 2,3-dihydro-2,3-dihydroxybenzoate dehydrogenase — translated: MASSQKVALVTGAAQGIGAAVARVLAADSMIAAVDLQEGKVAALAAELRERGARAAAFAANVGDSAAVERVVETVERELGPIGILVNVAGVLRTGPVVSFSDEDWAATFAVNTHGVFHMSRAVARRMVPRRSGVIVTVGSNAAGTPRMQMAAYAASKAASTMFTKCLGLELAQYNIRCNVVSPGSTDTAMQRALWADENGAQAVIAGSPETFKVGIPLRRIATPEDVAEAVSFLVSERARHITLHDLYVDGGATLGV
- the dhbC gene encoding isochorismate synthase DhbC, yielding MIERAMGSQKLAAQLLESYEPGSSFFFASPRRTLLARGTFATVPHPGGTDSLSRLPERVAAVLHEARQADHDIPVAVGAVPFDGRISAQLVVPQTIQRAGPLVFEPGAVPHLAPVSRYTVRPVPEPAAYLNGVARALKLMEHGPLRKVVLSRSLHLRAAAPIDLRQLLRNLAQRNPTGYTFAVDLPPQLAEAGGTGGRTLIGASPELLVSRNGLQALANPLAGSAARSADPSEDQARAAALLKSPKDLHEHAVVIEAVVEAMRPYCKNLVVPAGPSLVSTATMWHLSSRITGELADPSISSLTLAVALHPTPAVCGHPTELAQETIDAIEPFERGFYTGTVGWCDANGDGQWAVTIRCAEADENSLRLFAGAGIVAGSKPESELAETEAKFRTMLQAMGLGQGVEAQP